A single window of Anopheles moucheti chromosome 2, idAnoMoucSN_F20_07, whole genome shotgun sequence DNA harbors:
- the LOC128299711 gene encoding uncharacterized protein LOC128299711 isoform X4 → MWNKLFKSKSKSSKNLSNRSCSSGLEITAPNPGPSKSTSNGLNLVAQYEQYGSSFGELPEPVRMRVRTDAHDPNALDLASTTNHRDSIGVEMCGIPMRRSKLSSAFKSLSLKRSASKSRLKLVTNPLEATSGHGTVVTVDTDDAEKKNLTDYEILTAGKRASLRPCKSDNNLNEKQQYTETEKEEPVYIEECKSYKSFDPSYEPPPNVELQPCPICLRKFAPASLSKHTSICERVQTKKRKPFDSSRQRREGTELASYLPKNFGLPQKTAIPVRKLSLSKTPTFERKEFSSTTMSTSMPSAASTPKPVLKRSMSQQNEPCPYCERCFGMKAYDRHVEWCREKALLNRNVNNNQTISAAKERLQARIQYKAPQIRSKRALNREKYSGSLSCGGSTNSLAELDLHMPRHNSMSSSVSSDNGYSPDRYDPFLSARRQLEELFSPTTSLIHASSPGSTTSTTRLNHMSTNGSTISDKSTNGGNTTKSTHHNSNFRRAYSLRMPRKVSRPMYVEKAKSNIQKGITDDGPVSPNFLKSSEYDELPIKSTFNALQMTEPKPKLRDSSTVRKNLKLDIKDPNNPAGGEIPLSKTDSLAVFLKYENELAFSEKDMKDKSNSLSKRTSSLSAEANQQKKQDLLNIVHPVAKNNETITTDEEQLKTTKRSVPTVEDESFKKQTQKLIPIKLEPINITYNSNNVSENVNIKPMVISLDAIIGKPSITKQKEPPADKDNRADTSYIDPKLINKCDNLPINLVKSSAKEIDGSCSSRNNSIIGNISAEGKQLTLKSVEPKLERSVAPPPPPRASISVAPKPPERTRKETSFDYSKTNDGPISSAESSTSNNSSPVASHSSTPVDHRVSQNSTNCDKRPQLTRQDREDSGYRTGQESGQSDAQEQQKKPSTPTSTFKRDDQIPKSPVLQTSYNLDRLVSPRSTLNDFMNTRSPLSTTTPSTSVSRDRSVISSALEHFDVDEFMQSLEDLHRRSPTCAKDFKHSLFARTNSSVSSRRALTTQNDSTNGKRSNSLDSGHSKVVVNSIHYAHNNESSGVPRVDVCVRNGSGTASNNNSSNSSSSFSSPSHYSNSISSNSYYNSNPINNKTPHNHSTTTDNGHENSKGAEVVQPLGQQLKSMRNSPAIARRRMSEDSAAISLPAVPPPSSNGHTGVSASLSTMQNLPNIHKPTTADTALNGNGKNAQQAANPYFSSPSPVNGRKTSYSNKSYHANHTTGTSSSTPTSTHPTGYMYEARYQTDSFDHLERDLLKSVQELNRMCGSSSSVCSIDSEELLSVEDYPLNKRSSERSQASADSAYRSSLSTQSPPDYGPPVPIRQVRPGSRSSTNSQNQPAQPTTDTSFNSLPLHTSLPPITSASIKESLPYKDSPDGIPNLIMNPMSKFCHECGARFMISSAKFCMSCGVRRITLE, encoded by the exons ATGTGGAACAAACTGTTCAAAAGTAAATCGAAATCGTCAAAGAATCTTTCCAATCGCTCGTGCTCGTCTGGGTTGGAAATTACGGCACCAAACCCAGGACCCTCCAAATCTACCTCCAACGGGCTCAATCTTGTAGCCCAGTACGAGCAGTATGGCAGTAGTTTTGGCGAATTGCCGGAGCCTGTGCGTATGCGGGTACGCACCGATGCACACGATCCGAATGCACTCGATCTTGCCAGCACCACGAACCATCGCGATTCCATTGGTGTAGAAATGTGCGGCATTCCGATGCGTCGGTCGAAACTATCTAGTGCATTTAAAAGTTTGAGCTTGAAACGAAGTGCTTCGAAAAGTCGACTCAAATTAGTTACTAATCCGCTGGAAGCGACCAGTGGGCACGGCACGGTAGTTACGGTCGACACTGATGATGCAGAAAAGAAGAACCTTACCGACTACGAGATCCTTACCGCCGGCAAACGGGCATCGCTGAGGCCGTGCAAATCAG ATAATAATCtcaacgaaaaacaacaatataCTGAAACAGAAAAGGAAGAGCCTGTCTACATCGAAGAATGCAAGTCTTACAAATCGTTCGACCCCTCGTACGAACCACCACCGAACGTGGAACTGCAACCATGCCCAATCTGTTTGAGGAAGTTCGCACCGGCATCGTTGTCCAAACATACCAGCATTTGTGAGCGAGTTCAaacgaaaaaacgaaaaccgtTCGATTCTTCCCGTCAGCGAAGGGAAGGCACCGAGCTTGCGTCTTACTTGCCGAAAAATTTTGGACTCCCACAAAAGACG GCTATACCCGTACGGAAGTTAAGTCTCAGCAAAACACCTACATTTGAACGTAAAGAATTCAGCTCTACAACGATGTCCACGTCGATGCCAAGTGCTGCGAGTACGCCAAAGCCGGTGTTAAAAAGGAGCATGTCACAACAGAATGAACCATGTCCGTACTGTGAGCGctgttttggtatgaaagcgTACGATCGACATGTTGAGTGGTGTCGTGAGAAAGCGCTACTGAACAGAAACGTCAACAATAACCAAACCATTTCAGCAGCGAAGGAAAGGCTGCAGGCTAGAATTCAGTATAAAGCTCCACAAATTCG ATCGAAACGTGCCTTAAATCGAGAGAAATATTCGGGAAGTTTGAGTTGCGGTGGATCTACGAACAGCCTGGCTGAATTAGATTTACACATGCCACGTCACAATTCGATGAGCTCATCAGTGTCGAGCGATAA TGGATACAGCCCTGACCGGTACGATCCATTCCTGTCTGCTAGACGGCAGCTTGAGGAGTTGTTTTCTCCTACTACGTCCTTGATACATGCCAGCTCCCCAGGTAGTACTACCAGCACAACACGGCTCAATCATATGAGCACTAATGGTAGTACTATTTCCGACAAATCAACTAATGGTGGCAATACGACGAAAAGTACGCACCACAATTCGAATTTCCGGCGAGCGTACTCTTTGCGAATGCCACGTAAAGTGTCTCGCCCGATGTATGTGGAGAAGGCAAAGTCTAACATACAGAAAGGTATCACTGACGATGGTCCGGTGTCACCCAATTTTCTCAAATCCTCCGAGTATGACGAATTGCCGATCAAATCGACATTTAATGCTCTGCAGATGacggaaccgaaaccgaaactgCGTGACTCCAGTACGGTTCGAAAGAATCTCAAGCTGGATATCAAGGATCCAAACAATCCAGCCGGTGGTGAGATACCACTGTCCAAAACGGATTCATTGGCCGTATTTCTTAAGTACGAAAATGAGCTAGCATTCAGTGAGAAGGATATGAAAGACAAAAGTAATAGTCTTAGCAAACGAACGTCATCGTTAAGCGCAGAAGCAAATCAACAGAAGAAACAAGACTTGCTGAACATTGTGCATCCTGTcgcaaaaaataatgaaaccaTTACAACCGATGAAGAACAACTAAAGACTACGAAACGAAGCGTCCCGACAGTCGAGGATGAgtcatttaaaaaacaaacgcaaaagcTAATTCCAATAAAGCTGGAGCCCATCAACATCACTTATAACAGTAATAATGTCAGTGAAAATGTTAACATTAAACCGATGGTTATTTCACTGGACGCAATAATTGGAAAGCCTAGTATTACGAAACAGAAAGAACCACCAGCAGACAAAGATAATCGTGCTGATACTAGCTACATCGATCCAAAGCTTATAAACAAATGTGATAATTTACCTATAAATCTGGTCAAATCTTCTGCTAAGGAAATCGATGGTAGTTGCAGCAGCAGGAATAACAGCATTATCGGCAACATATCTGCAGAAGGAAAGCAGCTTACATTAAAATCTGTTGAACCGAAACTGGAACGATCCGTTGCACCTCCACCGCCTCCACGAGCTTCTATAAGTGTGGCACCAAAACCACCAGAACGCACTCGTAAAGAAACAAGTTTCGATTATAGCAAAACCAACGATGGCCCCATCAGCAGTGCTGAAAGCTCCACAAGCAACAACAGTAGTCCCGTAGCAAGTCATTCCTCGACCCCAGTGGATCATAGAGTTAGCCAAAATAGTACAAACTGTGACAAACGACCACAACTTACTCGACAGGATCGGGAAGATTCGGGATACCGTACCGGACAAGAGTCCGGGCAGTCGGATGCACAGGAACAGCAGAAAAAACCTTCCACACCAACATCGACATTTAAGAGGGATGATCAAATACCCAAGAGCCCTGTACTGCAAACATCCTACAACCTTGATAGGTTGGTGTCACCAAGGTCAACGTTGAACGATTTTATGAACACGCGATCACCTTTAAGCACCACTACACCGTCTACTTCTGTTAGTCGTGATCGATCGGTCATATCTTCTGCGCTAGAACATTTCGACGTTGATGAATTTATGCAATCTCTGGAGGATTTACATCGTCGGTCGCCAACCTGTGCGAAGGATTTTAAACATTCATTGTTTGCCCGTACAAATAGCTCCGTCAGCAGTCGTCGTGCATTGACCACTCAAAATGATTCAACCAATGGCAAACGAAGCAACAGCCTCGACAGCGGTCATAGCAAAGTTGTCGTTAACTCAATCCACTACGCACACAATAATGAAAGTAGTGGCGTGCCACgagtggatgtgtgtgtgcggaatGGTAGCGGCACAGCCAGTAATAATAacagtagtaatagtagtagtagcttTAGTAGTCCTAGCCATTACAgtaacagcatcagcagtaaCTCGTACTATAACAGCAATCCGATTAATAACAAAACTCCACATAATCACAGCACAACTACTGACAATGGCCACGAAAATTCAAAGGGTGCCGAAGTTGTTCAACCGCTAGGACAACAATTGAAAAGCATGCGAAACTCTCCAGCTATTGCACGTCGAAGAATGAGTGAAGACTCAGCAGCCATTTCTCTACCTGCCGTACCACCGCCATCCAGTAACGGCCATACTGGTGTTAGTGCATCCTTATCGACTATGCAAAATTTACCCAATATTCATAAACCAACAACGGCGGACACTGCGTTGAACGGGAATGGCAAGAATGCGCAACAAGCTGCAAATCCGTACTTCTCATCACCAAGTCCAGTAAACGGTAGGAAGACTAGCTACAGTAACAAATCATATCACGCTAACCATACCACCGGCACATCATCTTCTACTCCGACTTCTACCCATCCTACCGGATACATGTACGAAGCACGGTACCAAACAGATTCTTTTGATCATCTTGAGCGTGATCTACTAAAAAGCGTACAGGAACTAAACCGTATGTGCGGTTCCTCGTCCTCAGTATGCTCGATCGATTCCGAGGAATTGTTAAGCGTGGAAGATTATCCGCTGAATAAGCGATCTTCAGAACGATCACAGGCCAGTGCTGATTCAGCGTATCGCAG CAGTCTATCCACGCAGTCACCACCGGATTATGGACCCCCTGTACCAATACGCCAGGTACGACCGGGTTCGCGCAGCTCTACCAACAGTCAGAACCAACCTGCGCAGCCAACGACAGACACCTCGTTCAACAGCCTTCCGCTTCACACATCTCTTCCGCCCATAACTAGTGCTTCGATCAAGGAATCACTTCCTTACAAAGACAGCCCAGACGGGATTCCAAACCTGATCATGAATCCCATGTCCAAATTTTGCCATGAATGTGGTGCACGGTTCATGATCAGTAGCGCTAAGTTTTGCATGTCGTGTGGCGTGCGACGAATTACGTTGGAATAA
- the LOC128299711 gene encoding uncharacterized protein LOC128299711 isoform X3, with product MWNKLFKSKSKSSKNLSNRSCSSGLEITAPNPGPSKSTSNGLNLVAQYEQYGSSFGELPEPVRMRVRTDAHDPNALDLASTTNHRDSIGVEMCGIPMRRSKLSSAFKSLSLKRSASKSRLKLVTNPLEATSGHGTVVTVDTDDAEKKNLTDYEILTAGKRASLRPCKSDNNLNEKQQYTETEKEEPVYIEECKSYKSFDPSYEPPPNVELQPCPICLRKFAPASLSKHTSICERVQTKKRKPFDSSRQRREGTELASYLPKNFGLPQKTVSSSNEAIPVRKLSLSKTPTFERKEFSSTTMSTSMPSAASTPKPVLKRSMSQQNEPCPYCERCFGMKAYDRHVEWCREKALLNRNVNNNQTISAAKERLQARIQYKAPQIRSKRALNREKYSGSLSCGGSTNSLAELDLHMPRHNSMSSSVSSDNGYSPDRYDPFLSARRQLEELFSPTTSLIHASSPGSTTSTTRLNHMSTNGSTISDKSTNGGNTTKSTHHNSNFRRAYSLRMPRKVSRPMYVEKAKSNIQKGITDDGPVSPNFLKSSEYDELPIKSTFNALQMTEPKPKLRDSSTVRKNLKLDIKDPNNPAGGEIPLSKTDSLAVFLKYENELAFSEKDMKDKSNSLSKRTSSLSAEANQQKKQDLLNIVHPVAKNNETITTDEEQLKTTKRSVPTVEDESFKKQTQKLIPIKLEPINITYNSNNVSENVNIKPMVISLDAIIGKPSITKQKEPPADKDNRADTSYIDPKLINKCDNLPINLVKSSAKEIDGSCSSRNNSIIGNISAEGKQLTLKSVEPKLERSVAPPPPPRASISVAPKPPERTRKETSFDYSKTNDGPISSAESSTSNNSSPVASHSSTPVDHRVSQNSTNCDKRPQLTRQDREDSGYRTGQESGQSDAQEQQKKPSTPTSTFKRDDQIPKSPVLQTSYNLDRLVSPRSTLNDFMNTRSPLSTTTPSTSVSRDRSVISSALEHFDVDEFMQSLEDLHRRSPTCAKDFKHSLFARTNSSVSSRRALTTQNDSTNGKRSNSLDSGHSKVVVNSIHYAHNNESSGVPRVDVCVRNGSGTASNNNSSNSSSSFSSPSHYSNSISSNSYYNSNPINNKTPHNHSTTTDNGHENSKGAEVVQPLGQQLKSMRNSPAIARRRMSEDSAAISLPAVPPPSSNGHTGVSASLSTMQNLPNIHKPTTADTALNGNGKNAQQAANPYFSSPSPVNGRKTSYSNKSYHANHTTGTSSSTPTSTHPTGYMYEARYQTDSFDHLERDLLKSVQELNRMCGSSSSVCSIDSEELLSVEDYPLNKRSSERSQASADSAYRSLSTQSPPDYGPPVPIRQVRPGSRSSTNSQNQPAQPTTDTSFNSLPLHTSLPPITSASIKESLPYKDSPDGIPNLIMNPMSKFCHECGARFMISSAKFCMSCGVRRITLE from the exons ATGTGGAACAAACTGTTCAAAAGTAAATCGAAATCGTCAAAGAATCTTTCCAATCGCTCGTGCTCGTCTGGGTTGGAAATTACGGCACCAAACCCAGGACCCTCCAAATCTACCTCCAACGGGCTCAATCTTGTAGCCCAGTACGAGCAGTATGGCAGTAGTTTTGGCGAATTGCCGGAGCCTGTGCGTATGCGGGTACGCACCGATGCACACGATCCGAATGCACTCGATCTTGCCAGCACCACGAACCATCGCGATTCCATTGGTGTAGAAATGTGCGGCATTCCGATGCGTCGGTCGAAACTATCTAGTGCATTTAAAAGTTTGAGCTTGAAACGAAGTGCTTCGAAAAGTCGACTCAAATTAGTTACTAATCCGCTGGAAGCGACCAGTGGGCACGGCACGGTAGTTACGGTCGACACTGATGATGCAGAAAAGAAGAACCTTACCGACTACGAGATCCTTACCGCCGGCAAACGGGCATCGCTGAGGCCGTGCAAATCAG ATAATAATCtcaacgaaaaacaacaatataCTGAAACAGAAAAGGAAGAGCCTGTCTACATCGAAGAATGCAAGTCTTACAAATCGTTCGACCCCTCGTACGAACCACCACCGAACGTGGAACTGCAACCATGCCCAATCTGTTTGAGGAAGTTCGCACCGGCATCGTTGTCCAAACATACCAGCATTTGTGAGCGAGTTCAaacgaaaaaacgaaaaccgtTCGATTCTTCCCGTCAGCGAAGGGAAGGCACCGAGCTTGCGTCTTACTTGCCGAAAAATTTTGGACTCCCACAAAAGACGGTAAGCTCCTCTAATGAG GCTATACCCGTACGGAAGTTAAGTCTCAGCAAAACACCTACATTTGAACGTAAAGAATTCAGCTCTACAACGATGTCCACGTCGATGCCAAGTGCTGCGAGTACGCCAAAGCCGGTGTTAAAAAGGAGCATGTCACAACAGAATGAACCATGTCCGTACTGTGAGCGctgttttggtatgaaagcgTACGATCGACATGTTGAGTGGTGTCGTGAGAAAGCGCTACTGAACAGAAACGTCAACAATAACCAAACCATTTCAGCAGCGAAGGAAAGGCTGCAGGCTAGAATTCAGTATAAAGCTCCACAAATTCG ATCGAAACGTGCCTTAAATCGAGAGAAATATTCGGGAAGTTTGAGTTGCGGTGGATCTACGAACAGCCTGGCTGAATTAGATTTACACATGCCACGTCACAATTCGATGAGCTCATCAGTGTCGAGCGATAA TGGATACAGCCCTGACCGGTACGATCCATTCCTGTCTGCTAGACGGCAGCTTGAGGAGTTGTTTTCTCCTACTACGTCCTTGATACATGCCAGCTCCCCAGGTAGTACTACCAGCACAACACGGCTCAATCATATGAGCACTAATGGTAGTACTATTTCCGACAAATCAACTAATGGTGGCAATACGACGAAAAGTACGCACCACAATTCGAATTTCCGGCGAGCGTACTCTTTGCGAATGCCACGTAAAGTGTCTCGCCCGATGTATGTGGAGAAGGCAAAGTCTAACATACAGAAAGGTATCACTGACGATGGTCCGGTGTCACCCAATTTTCTCAAATCCTCCGAGTATGACGAATTGCCGATCAAATCGACATTTAATGCTCTGCAGATGacggaaccgaaaccgaaactgCGTGACTCCAGTACGGTTCGAAAGAATCTCAAGCTGGATATCAAGGATCCAAACAATCCAGCCGGTGGTGAGATACCACTGTCCAAAACGGATTCATTGGCCGTATTTCTTAAGTACGAAAATGAGCTAGCATTCAGTGAGAAGGATATGAAAGACAAAAGTAATAGTCTTAGCAAACGAACGTCATCGTTAAGCGCAGAAGCAAATCAACAGAAGAAACAAGACTTGCTGAACATTGTGCATCCTGTcgcaaaaaataatgaaaccaTTACAACCGATGAAGAACAACTAAAGACTACGAAACGAAGCGTCCCGACAGTCGAGGATGAgtcatttaaaaaacaaacgcaaaagcTAATTCCAATAAAGCTGGAGCCCATCAACATCACTTATAACAGTAATAATGTCAGTGAAAATGTTAACATTAAACCGATGGTTATTTCACTGGACGCAATAATTGGAAAGCCTAGTATTACGAAACAGAAAGAACCACCAGCAGACAAAGATAATCGTGCTGATACTAGCTACATCGATCCAAAGCTTATAAACAAATGTGATAATTTACCTATAAATCTGGTCAAATCTTCTGCTAAGGAAATCGATGGTAGTTGCAGCAGCAGGAATAACAGCATTATCGGCAACATATCTGCAGAAGGAAAGCAGCTTACATTAAAATCTGTTGAACCGAAACTGGAACGATCCGTTGCACCTCCACCGCCTCCACGAGCTTCTATAAGTGTGGCACCAAAACCACCAGAACGCACTCGTAAAGAAACAAGTTTCGATTATAGCAAAACCAACGATGGCCCCATCAGCAGTGCTGAAAGCTCCACAAGCAACAACAGTAGTCCCGTAGCAAGTCATTCCTCGACCCCAGTGGATCATAGAGTTAGCCAAAATAGTACAAACTGTGACAAACGACCACAACTTACTCGACAGGATCGGGAAGATTCGGGATACCGTACCGGACAAGAGTCCGGGCAGTCGGATGCACAGGAACAGCAGAAAAAACCTTCCACACCAACATCGACATTTAAGAGGGATGATCAAATACCCAAGAGCCCTGTACTGCAAACATCCTACAACCTTGATAGGTTGGTGTCACCAAGGTCAACGTTGAACGATTTTATGAACACGCGATCACCTTTAAGCACCACTACACCGTCTACTTCTGTTAGTCGTGATCGATCGGTCATATCTTCTGCGCTAGAACATTTCGACGTTGATGAATTTATGCAATCTCTGGAGGATTTACATCGTCGGTCGCCAACCTGTGCGAAGGATTTTAAACATTCATTGTTTGCCCGTACAAATAGCTCCGTCAGCAGTCGTCGTGCATTGACCACTCAAAATGATTCAACCAATGGCAAACGAAGCAACAGCCTCGACAGCGGTCATAGCAAAGTTGTCGTTAACTCAATCCACTACGCACACAATAATGAAAGTAGTGGCGTGCCACgagtggatgtgtgtgtgcggaatGGTAGCGGCACAGCCAGTAATAATAacagtagtaatagtagtagtagcttTAGTAGTCCTAGCCATTACAgtaacagcatcagcagtaaCTCGTACTATAACAGCAATCCGATTAATAACAAAACTCCACATAATCACAGCACAACTACTGACAATGGCCACGAAAATTCAAAGGGTGCCGAAGTTGTTCAACCGCTAGGACAACAATTGAAAAGCATGCGAAACTCTCCAGCTATTGCACGTCGAAGAATGAGTGAAGACTCAGCAGCCATTTCTCTACCTGCCGTACCACCGCCATCCAGTAACGGCCATACTGGTGTTAGTGCATCCTTATCGACTATGCAAAATTTACCCAATATTCATAAACCAACAACGGCGGACACTGCGTTGAACGGGAATGGCAAGAATGCGCAACAAGCTGCAAATCCGTACTTCTCATCACCAAGTCCAGTAAACGGTAGGAAGACTAGCTACAGTAACAAATCATATCACGCTAACCATACCACCGGCACATCATCTTCTACTCCGACTTCTACCCATCCTACCGGATACATGTACGAAGCACGGTACCAAACAGATTCTTTTGATCATCTTGAGCGTGATCTACTAAAAAGCGTACAGGAACTAAACCGTATGTGCGGTTCCTCGTCCTCAGTATGCTCGATCGATTCCGAGGAATTGTTAAGCGTGGAAGATTATCCGCTGAATAAGCGATCTTCAGAACGATCACAGGCCAGTGCTGATTCAGCGTATCGCAG TCTATCCACGCAGTCACCACCGGATTATGGACCCCCTGTACCAATACGCCAGGTACGACCGGGTTCGCGCAGCTCTACCAACAGTCAGAACCAACCTGCGCAGCCAACGACAGACACCTCGTTCAACAGCCTTCCGCTTCACACATCTCTTCCGCCCATAACTAGTGCTTCGATCAAGGAATCACTTCCTTACAAAGACAGCCCAGACGGGATTCCAAACCTGATCATGAATCCCATGTCCAAATTTTGCCATGAATGTGGTGCACGGTTCATGATCAGTAGCGCTAAGTTTTGCATGTCGTGTGGCGTGCGACGAATTACGTTGGAATAA